One segment of Vibrio mimicus DNA contains the following:
- the add gene encoding adenosine deaminase has translation MITSSIPLTDLHRHLDGNIRTQTILELGQKFGVQLPANTIETLTPYVQIVEAEPSLVAFLSKLDWGVAVLGNLDACRRVAYENVEDALNARIDYAELRFSPYYMAMKHGLPITGVVEAVVDGVRAGVRDFGIQANLIGIMSRTFGTDACQQELDAILSQKNHIVAVDLAGDELGQPGDRFIQHFKQVRDAGLQVTVHAGEAAGPESMWQAIQELGATRIGHGVKAIHDPQLMDYLAQHRIGIESCLTSNLQTSTVDSLATHPLKRFLEHGILACINTDDPAVEGIELPYEYEVAAPKAGLSQQQICQAQINGLELAFLSDSDKKALLAKAALRG, from the coding sequence CCACCTTGACGGAAATATTCGAACGCAAACCATTCTCGAATTAGGGCAGAAATTTGGTGTTCAACTGCCAGCAAACACCATTGAAACTCTTACGCCTTATGTGCAAATTGTCGAAGCCGAGCCATCTCTGGTGGCCTTTCTCTCGAAACTTGATTGGGGAGTTGCGGTGCTAGGAAATCTCGATGCTTGTCGCCGTGTAGCCTATGAAAACGTCGAAGATGCCCTCAATGCACGAATTGACTATGCCGAATTGCGATTCTCTCCCTACTACATGGCGATGAAACATGGTCTACCTATTACAGGTGTAGTGGAAGCGGTAGTGGATGGTGTTCGAGCTGGTGTGCGTGATTTTGGCATCCAAGCTAACCTTATCGGCATCATGAGCCGCACCTTTGGCACCGATGCTTGCCAACAAGAACTCGATGCTATCCTAAGCCAAAAAAATCACATTGTGGCGGTCGATCTGGCCGGAGATGAGCTGGGACAACCCGGTGACCGCTTTATCCAACATTTCAAACAAGTCAGAGATGCCGGATTACAGGTTACCGTCCATGCAGGTGAAGCTGCAGGTCCTGAAAGCATGTGGCAAGCCATTCAAGAGCTTGGCGCAACACGTATTGGCCATGGTGTAAAAGCAATCCATGATCCCCAATTGATGGATTACCTCGCTCAGCATCGTATCGGCATCGAATCTTGCCTAACGTCTAATCTGCAAACAAGCACGGTCGATAGCCTAGCAACCCACCCTCTTAAACGATTCTTAGAGCATGGAATTCTGGCTTGCATTAACACCGACGACCCGGCAGTAGAAGGCATCGAATTACCTTACGAGTACGAAGTTGCGGCACCTAAAGCAGGCTTAAGCCAACAGCAAATTTGCCAAGCACAAATCAATGGATTGGAATTAGCATTCCTTTCCGATTCAGATAAAAAAGCCCTGTTAGCTAAAGCCGCTCTGCGTGGCTAA